The genomic DNA GCCGGGCGAGCGGACAAGGCCCGGCATGGCGTCGGGCGCGGGCGGCTGCGCATAACGGGCGACATCGATGCCGTTGCGGATCAAATGCAGCTTGTGGGCGGGCTGTTTCCAGACGGTGCGGGCAATCCCTTCCAGTCGCACCGACGGTACGACCATGCCATGGGCGCGTTGCAACGCGACCCGGCGGAACAGGTTGCGCTTGGTTTTCAGTCCGTCCGTTTCGTCCGCGTTAAAGCCATCCTCATGATGAATCAGCGGCGGCATCCCATTCGCCGCGCCGGCCAGCCGGTGCGCCATCACCGCATCCATCGATCCCCAATTATAGGTCAGGATCAGGTCGAATCGCCTGAGAAAGGCCCGGATATCCCGATAGCGTGCCAGCCCCGGCTTACCCGCGAAAGACGGCCCATTGGGAAATTCCGCATCGACCGCCGGATCAATCGCGTCGCGCGCGCCCATGGCGGCCGGATCGGCGCTGACGATACTGTGGCGCGCCTTGTCGCCCCATATGTTCATCAATCGCACCGCCCGCGCTTCCTTGCCCCCCAGCGAGAAGCTGCCATGGACATGCAGGATATGCGGCCTGTCAGCCATGCAGAACACGCGCCAGCAGCCGGTCGATCGCCGCCGCGCTCGCCGGTTCGTCCAGCGCCGGGGCATGGCCGACGCCCGGCACGACCGCCAGTTCGGCACTCTCTCCGATCTCGCGCGCCATGCGCTGGGCCGTGGCCTCGCTCAGCAGGTCGGATCGATCGCCACGCAGCAGCAGGGTCGGGATGCCGGCAAAGGCCTGCATTACCGGCCACATGTCGACGCCCGCCTCGCTGCCCATGGCGCGGATCGGTTCGGCGATCTTCATATCATAGTCCAGCACCACGCGCCCGCCGCTGTTCAGCCGATAGAGCCGCTTGGCCATGGCCAGCCATTGTTCCAGGTCATAGCCGGGATAGACATCTGCATTGGCCTCCGCCAGCGCGCGCGCCGCATGGACCCAGGTCGGGTGCGACTGGCCGACGCCGACATAGGAACGGATGCGCACCAGCCCGCCCTCATCCAGCACGGGGCCAACATCGTTCAACAGCGCACCCGCCAGCCATTCCCTGTGCGTCGCGGCCATCAACATGGTGATGACCCCGCCCAGCGAGGTGCCGATCGCGACGAAGCGGGGGATGGCGAGGTCCGCCAGCAAGCGACCAATGTCCTGAAAATAGGTCAGCGGCACATAGGTCATCGCGTCCTTGGCATAGGCGCTTTCGGCGCGGCCGCGCATATCGGGACAGATCAGCCGCCACTCACCCGCCAGCCGTCCGGCAAGCGGTTCGAAATCGCGTGCATTGCGGGTCAGGCCCGGCAGGCAGAGCAAGGGCGGCCGCCCGTCCTCCCCCCCGGCATAATCCCGATAATGAAGCCGCAGCCCATCGGGAGACCACCAATATCCGTCGCTATAACCGCTCAAGCTTGATCCTTTGGGTCAGGTTCCCCCATATCGCCTTATGAACCATATGCCGCAAGCCGCCAATTTTCGCCCCGCGACCGAAATCGACACGCTGATGCCGGACATTGCCGATCCGGTGGCGGCCGCCGATTTTCCGCGAACGATCCTGCGCTATCGCAACGACCGGGCGGCCGCGTCGGTCGGGCTGGGCGGGCTGAGCGACGATCAGTGGATCGCGCATTTCGGCCGCTTTACGCCGCTGGACGGCAGCCTGCCCCGGCCGCTGGCGCTGCGTTACCATGGTCATCAGTTTCGCCACTATAATCCCGACATCGGCGACGGGCGCGGCTTCCTGTTCGCGCAGATGCGCGACGGGGCCGGCCGCCTGCTCGACCTTGGCACCAAGGGATCGGGCCAGACTCCCTATAGCCGCTTCGGCGACGGGCGGCTGACCCTAAAGGGCGGCGTGCGCGAGATTTTGGCGACCGAGATGCTGGAAGCACTGGGCGTGAATACATCCAAGACCTTCTCCATCATCGAGACGGGCGAGGCGCTGGAGCGCAACGACGAGCCATCGCCGACGCGCGGGGCGGTGATGGTGCGCCTCAGCCATTCGCATATCCGCATCGGGTCGTTCCAACGCGCCGCCTTCCACGACGACACGCCGCTGCTGGAACGGTTGACCGACTATGCGCTGACCCGGCTTTATGGTGACGCGCCCGGTGATAATCCGTCCGCGCAGTTGCTGGGCCGGGTTGTGGAGCGCGCCGCCGATCTCGCCGCCAGCTATATGGTCGCCGGCTTCGTCCATGGCGTCCTCAACAGCGACAATATCAATATCACCGGCGAGAGTTTCGACTACGGCCCCTGGCGCTTCACCCCGCTGTGGGATGCGCATTTCACCGCCGCCTATTTCGATCATGCCGGCCTCTACGCCTTTGGGCGACAGGCTGAGGCGATCCACTGGGACGTAGCGCAACTGGCGATATCGCTACGCCCGCTGGTCGATGCCCCGCCACTGATCGCGCAACTGGAGCGGTTTCCCACGCTCTATGGCGAAGCGATGCAGCGCCGCTTCTGCTGGCGGCTGGGCGTCGAGCCGGGCGCCGATCCCGGCCCGATGATCGAGGCCGCCGTGCGCGGCATGGTGACGAGCGACACGCCGATCGACCGCTTCTTCCATGACTGGCGGGGCGGCGCGGCACATGATGCGACAGCCTATGGCGACACCGCATGGTCCGCGTTCCGTGAGGCGATTGTCGCCTTTACGGCCGTGCCGGGGGCGAAAGAGCATGGCTATTGGTCGGATGGCGCGCCCTGCTCCATGCATATCGAGGAGGTCGAGGCGATCTGGAGCGCGATCGACCGGGACGACGACTGGACCCCGCTATATGCCAAGGTCGCCGCGATTCGCCGGATGGGGGAGGCCCATGGGCCGGCACCGATCACTCCCTGATGACCCGGATCTGACGTTCGTTACCTTGTTGTTTGGCGAACGTTGAACGAACAATTGACGTGGTGGTCGCCGGCTGGTTCAAGACTGGCATTGGGAGGGGATGCGAGCCGGTGCGGCACCGGCCTGGGCCGGATGTTCAAACAGCCTCTGACAAGGCTGAATATGTCCGCGAGCGGGCGCTCATATCCATATTCGAAGTGCAACAGGAGAGGGGCTAATGGCTGTCAATGGCGTCAATCGTATCATGATCGCGGTCCACGATCTGGAACGTGCCAAGAGGAAATATCATGATCTTCTCGGCGCTACTTTCGTGGACGCGCATTGGACCGGCGAACCGTTCGGCATCAGCGTATCCATCGCATGGGATGCCGGGATCGAGTTGTGCGCACCGCTCCCCGGCAGAGAGGACAGCAGTG from Sphingobium sp. CAP-1 includes the following:
- a CDS encoding glycosyltransferase; its protein translation is MADRPHILHVHGSFSLGGKEARAVRLMNIWGDKARHSIVSADPAAMGARDAIDPAVDAEFPNGPSFAGKPGLARYRDIRAFLRRFDLILTYNWGSMDAVMAHRLAGAANGMPPLIHHEDGFNADETDGLKTKRNLFRRVALQRAHGMVVPSVRLEGIARTVWKQPAHKLHLIRNGIDVARYAQPPAPDAMPGLVRSPGKLLVGTLAGLRAVKNIPRLVRAVAAHRDRLQLVVVGEGPEREAILAEAATHGLDDIHMAGFMDRPWRFVGLFDIFALSSDSEQFPISLVEAMAAGLPAASMDVGDVANMVAPENRPFVVADEAGLVRALGALAADSDLRARLGAANRLRAQRDYAEDGMVNAYTSLYGEALASPSILR
- a CDS encoding alpha/beta fold hydrolase; the encoded protein is MSGYSDGYWWSPDGLRLHYRDYAGGEDGRPPLLCLPGLTRNARDFEPLAGRLAGEWRLICPDMRGRAESAYAKDAMTYVPLTYFQDIGRLLADLAIPRFVAIGTSLGGVITMLMAATHREWLAGALLNDVGPVLDEGGLVRIRSYVGVGQSHPTWVHAARALAEANADVYPGYDLEQWLAMAKRLYRLNSGGRVVLDYDMKIAEPIRAMGSEAGVDMWPVMQAFAGIPTLLLRGDRSDLLSEATAQRMAREIGESAELAVVPGVGHAPALDEPASAAAIDRLLARVLHG
- a CDS encoding protein adenylyltransferase SelO family protein; the encoded protein is MNHMPQAANFRPATEIDTLMPDIADPVAAADFPRTILRYRNDRAAASVGLGGLSDDQWIAHFGRFTPLDGSLPRPLALRYHGHQFRHYNPDIGDGRGFLFAQMRDGAGRLLDLGTKGSGQTPYSRFGDGRLTLKGGVREILATEMLEALGVNTSKTFSIIETGEALERNDEPSPTRGAVMVRLSHSHIRIGSFQRAAFHDDTPLLERLTDYALTRLYGDAPGDNPSAQLLGRVVERAADLAASYMVAGFVHGVLNSDNINITGESFDYGPWRFTPLWDAHFTAAYFDHAGLYAFGRQAEAIHWDVAQLAISLRPLVDAPPLIAQLERFPTLYGEAMQRRFCWRLGVEPGADPGPMIEAAVRGMVTSDTPIDRFFHDWRGGAAHDATAYGDTAWSAFREAIVAFTAVPGAKEHGYWSDGAPCSMHIEEVEAIWSAIDRDDDWTPLYAKVAAIRRMGEAHGPAPITP